CAGTTCAAGTTGTGAACTTCTCTCAGGAAGATGTGTGGTTGGCTCCCCGGACCAGACTTGGTATGCTTACTGTAGTGGAGTGTGTTGAAAATGCAGCTGAGGTGCAGTTTAATCGTATCTCTGCTGACCACGAGGAAGTGTCACTGAATAAGGAAGGGGCTAAAGAATCTGATGGTGAACTGAAATTGCTGATAGAGCAGCTGAGCATTAGTGGCTCCCAAGAGGAACAGACCAAATTAGCTGCACTTTTGGCTCAGTATGCAGATGTTTTTGCTTTCAAGGATGAAGATCTAGGTTATACAGAGAAGATCAGTCATGAGATACACCTAGTCGATGATGTCCCGGTCACTCAGGCCTACCGACGGATACCTCCAACACAGTACAAAGAGGTGCGAGAACACATAACCCAGCTTCTGAAAAAGGGTGTGATCAAAGAAAGCACTAGTGCCTATGCATCGCCCATTGTGCTGGTGAGGAAGACAGACAACAGCTTGAGGTTATGTGTCGATTACAGGCGGCTAAATGCCAAGACCAGACGTGATGCCTTTCCTTTGCCCCGTATAGATGAATCCTTTGATGCATTACATGGTGCAAGGTTTTTCTCGACTATCGACCTGGCAAGTGGCTATCATCAAGTGGCAGTTCACGAAAGAGACAGGCACAAGACTGCTTTTACAACCCCATTTGGGTTGTTTGAATATACCAGATTGCCCTTTGGTGTGTGTAACGGTCCAGCCACTTTCCAAAGACTCATGCAGGCCACTATGAGTGACTTAATCCTTCAGATCATGCTCGTGTACCTAGATGACATATTAGTCTACTCATCAACTTTTGAAGACCATTTGACACGTCTTCAGACAGTGTTGCAGAGACTCAGGGAAACTGGGCTGAAGGTTAAGGTGGAGAAATGTCATTTTCTCCAATCTAGTGTACGCTTTTTgggtcaccagatctcagctgAAGGGATAGGTACGGACCCAGACAAGATAGCTGCAGTGAGGCAGTGGCCAGTACCCACCACAGTTAAAGAGCTGAGATCCTTCCTGGGTTTTTGCAGTTATTACAGGAGATTTCTCCATGGATTTTCGCAGCTGGCAGGTCCTTTGCATGATCTGATTAATGCATGGGGCAAGGAGGACAGTCCAGCTAAATATAAAAACTTGCTGGAAAGTGTGTGGACGCCATCTTGTCAAGAGTCATTTGAACAGCTGAAAGAGAAGCTCACGAGTGCCCCCCTACTTGCTTATGCTGATTTCTCACTGCCATTTGTTGTTGAGACGGATGCCAGCAGTTTAGGACTGGGAGCAGTTCTTTATCAGGTGCAGGGTGGCAGGAAACGTGTTATAGCATACGCCAGCCGAAGGTTGAGAAACGCagagagaaatgacagaaactATAGCAGCATGAAATTAGAGCTCCTCGCCCTTAAATGGGCTGTGTCTGAGAAGTTTAGGGGGTATCTCTTAGGCTCCAAATTCACAGTTGTGACAGATAACAACCCCCTCTGCCACCTGAACTCAGCAAAGCTGGGAGCCATTGAACAGCGCTGGGTTGCCCAGTTAGCGCCATTTGACTTTGAGGTGCAGTATCGTCCTGGTCGGTGTAACACAGCAGCCGATACCCTCTCTAGACAGCCATTAGCAGGGGAGCCCCAGCCTGCAGGAGATGAGGAGGAGTTTGATGGATGCATATCCATCTGTAACCTTGTCAGCAGAGGGACAACGCTAGGCCTGGACTTAGTAAGTGCAGGTGTAAAATGTTGTCAGGTGAGGCAGGCCCGGGTCACAGCAGTTGAGCAAGACACCCATTTTACTGATTCCCAAGGGAATACACCCACTCTGCCAGGATATTCTAAGGAAGAGTTGCGACAGTTTCAGTGCTCTGACCCTACTATCAAGTCCTTTAGGCAGTTTTgggacaaaaagaagaaacccaCACACCAGCAGAGGAGAGGTTTGGCTAAGTCTGTGATTTCTCTGCTCCGGCAGTGGTCACGTATCATGGAGTTGGAGGGATTGTTGTATCGGGTCATTGAGGATGGACATTTGGGGAGGTGTCAGCAGCTCCTTTTGCCAGCTTGTTTAAAGGAAGCTGTACTGGGGAGTGTGCATGATCAGATGGGGCATCAGGGGGTGGAGCGGACCCAGAATCTGTTAAGACAGAGATGTTTTTGGGTTGGTATGTATGAAGAAGTGGACCAGTGGATTAAGAAATGCTACAGATGTGTGCTTACTAAGTTGCCACAGCCCAAGATTCATGCCCCTGTCAAGCCTTTTTTGGCCACTAGACCTCTTGAAGTGGTTGCAGTAGATTTTAGCATGTTGGAGCCAGCCTCAGATGGACGGGAAAATGTGTTGGTGGTTACAGATGTTTTCACCAAGTTCACACAAGCTTTCCCCACACGCGACCAGAAAGCTGATACAACTGCTAAGATTTTGCTTAGAGAGTGGTTCATGAGGTATGGCGTACCAGAGAGGTTACATTCTGATCAGGGCAGAAATTTTGAAAGTGATGTGATTCAGGAACTGTGCAAGTTATATGGGGTTAAAAAAAGCCGTACTACACCACATCATCCCCAAGGTAATGCACAATGTGAACGTTTCAATAGGACACTTCATGACCTATTGCGTACCCTCCCACCTGACAAGAAACGCCGTTGGCCTGAGTATTTGCCAGAATTGGTCTATGCGTACAATGTGACTCCCCATGCCACCACAGGGCACTCGCCGTATTACCTCATGTTTGGAGTGCACCCCCACCTTCCTGTAGATGCTTTACTGGGGCAGGAGCAGGTGCTTGATAAGAGACATGACTGGCTGGTTGTGCATCAGCAGCGCTTAAATGAAGCACATAACAGAGCAAGGCAGTACACGGAGCAGAAAGCAGCGGAAAGGCTTGAGCTGGACAAAACCCGAGTCTATTGCCCCCCTGTTGAAGTAGGTCAGTTAGTTTATCTGCGACACTGGCCCCAAGGCAGGAACAAAATTCAGGACGCCTGGAGCCCTGTGGTTTATAGGGTTGTCGAAGTCCAGGGCAGCACACATGCAGTGGAGCCGGTGGAGGGTGGGCCAGTAAAACGGGTTCACAGAGCTAACCTTAGACCTTGTATTGGCCCAATTCCTGCacccaggaaaaagaaaaataatgaatcCCCTGTGGTAGTGAGTCCtaggacagaagagaaaacaggcTGTTCAGATCCAGATCCTGAGTATGTGTTGTTCGGAGAAACCTCATACCCAAGTGCAGAGCAGGGGTCTGATGAAGCAGTTCAAAGCAGTGACATTTCTGAGTCTGTAAACACTGATGATGCTCGTGTTACTGTACCATCTGACTCTGAGCAGGTGTCCACACCAGAGACAGTTGCTACTGAAACTAACAGGGATATTGGGGTCATTCCACCAACACCAGTGCCCCGTCGGAGTAAAAGAGCTAATGCTGGAGTGCATTCAAACCCTTACCATGTCCCTGTATCAGCATGTCATGCCATCACCTTGAGCCCTGAGGTACTGTCTCAGTTGTTGACTAATTTGGGTACTGCTCTCTTTAAGGAAGCAGTGCATGAGTTGAGATATACCAATTGAGTCACCGGGGACGTTGACTCTTAAGCAGGGGAGTATGTAGCCGGGTGGAAGTTCGATATTATGGGACATGCCACTGGAtggcactgtttttcttttggggtaCCTCTGAGAGCGGAAGGGATCATGGGGATCTACGGAGACATGCACGAGTGCTAGCTTGCATTGGTGTTATGTGGGTGTGCAATGCCTTTTTTTCGCTGCGTGATCTGTTTTGAACGCAAAGTGTGCAACAGTTAAGGCACCAGGAGTAGCTGCCACCAACTTCGCCGTTCGTCTCAGAGGGATCCATATTCCGTTTTCTGCTGGATTAATGCACTGTATGTATTTGAGTTCACACTTGTATTATACTATCTCTGTGGGTAAGAGGGAAATGTACCGTGTTAACTGTTTAATCTTGGCTCTGTATCTATGCAGGAGAAGCCACTACAGTTATTTTTGCACTGctaagttttgttttatttatgtttgggtTTATATCAGACACGAAATGACGCTAGATGTCCTTGAGTTCCAGATGCTGATAAAGTTGGGGAAATAACCTGCAGTAGCAGTGGGTTACCAGAGCACAAAGCTGTTACTGGATAGGAGCTGTCTgtaacaattttatttctttatttttacaaccttgttattttcttctgaGCACTTACTTTATCATTCAGATTAAAAGAACCCCAAAGATAATCTGTGTTCTGGGCTGGTTAATTTAGCCAGGCTACACTAATAACAAAATTCCTTTAACTAACATTTTCATAAAGCCACACATATGCATCAGTAATATATTCATTGACAATATCTCTTTTTACATTTGTAGAAACTTAAGAAAAACGGAATATATTTGAAATCTTTTGTCATCTTTCGGCTTGGTTAAGCTGTGAGAAAGATGTTTATATTGGCCCAAGGCATGTcttatttatttgatatttaagattacatttattttcttaaacatGAAGTGTTTTTGTCTCGCAAATCTAACCACTGAGGGAACTCCCAGGTTTCCTTGTTTGGTGAGAGTTGTGCAACTTGTGCACACCTGACATCCACTCCTTATCACCCCCTGCTGACAACATAACATGCCAATGCGTTCATTCACATAACAAGGTTAACCAGCCAGCAATTATGTTGCAACCAAATGTAAtcataagtgaaaaaaaaagaaaacaaaaagtaggGAACAGGTTTGACCAACAATACCCACTTTGGCTATGTAGTCAGAGAAAAGaggtgagaaagaagaggaaagacagagagaggcgggaaataaaaataaaccatttCCACACGGTTTCATTTACaagtaactgttttttttttattaaaaaagttaaaaactaGCAGAAATTCCTTGTCTCAATAAAAGGTAATTGAAATGTCATGTCTCAAAATACCGAAGGAAAGACAGAAAGGAAGGAAACTTTTGCACATGTTTACTTTATATGGGATTAAAAAATGCATAAGTGCTTCAGAGGGTTAAACACACCAGttctttctgtcttctttctgattttttcttttttggcatcATTCTGTAACTGATCTCAAACCAGGAACATCCCCTGGACAGTCCAAAGCATTCGCTTGCAGCAATTTTACAAGATTGGGCTGGAAATTGTTTATATGTCTTAAGCAATACTTTGAATAGAGCAACATAGCGTTGCACTGCAGTATTGGTCCTTTGATTTTAGTTAAAGACTTTTTGTCTAACACTGGTTTTGTGCTACATGAGTGGACACAGATTTAACCGATACTTGCACCAAAGCAGAAACAAGCCAGTCAAGAGTCATGCAGGAAAACATAGGAAATTAATGATAAACTGAAGAGCATGCCGATTTCTGCAAGAGCTCCATATAGTTTGAGGTTTTGTTGATGGGAACTGTTTATTGACAGTGTTAACAGAGAACAATAGTCACATTTAACAACCAGTCTTTTTCCTATTTATATCAAAACAAACTCACGAAACAACTGAAAAATCTGCCCCAACATGATTTATAAATTTGGCCTTGTCACCCCCACCCACTAAAGTGTGACAGTAGAGGACATGATCATGAGTGGATGTGGAAAGACGCCttgctctgcttcactctgTCATGGCTGGTCATTCAGACTTATCAGAGCCATCTCTCTCTAAGGGTAAGAGTGGGGGGATTTACCACATGAACCATAACCCAATTATTCATTGGTGCAAATCCAGGAAATGGAGGGGCAGttgggtttttgtttagttgtgtAGTTAGACACACTCAACTGAACACATTCTTCATACGATAAGAGTGAATGCTCCATGTGTGATGCTGTAATTAACGTCTTTTCCCAGCATAAAGATTTCCTTTCCTTGATCTTAGATCACAGACGTTCACGGGGAATTGGTTGCATCTGTGAAAAACACGAAGGTTTTTGTAATCAGATGCTTCGACTCCCTTTAATCAACTTTTAATAAATTTGACACCATCAGCAAATTCAAGACGGGGAATAATCCTGTCTATACTACGTTGTTTTCAGTACATTCAAAGAAATATTGCACCTCCATTCAATTTCTGATAGCAAGCTGACACATGGTACTGTCGAACAaatgttactttaaaaacaaatattagtaTTTCTCTTTAATGGATGCATAAAATTTTTTAGTTGTGTTCTTCTAGTCCACAtgagtataatattgtaaataatccttctaagaaaataaaaggatgGGGGGGAAAGGGTGAAAAGTTGTGGTGCTGGCAATGGTAAGAAAGCCTCCGTGGTATGATGTTTGGTGTGGGGAGGATAGTGTTACATGCCAGCAGCCTGCTggcttctcctcctgctgtACGCTGTGCGTATGGAGGAATGTGCCGTCTGAGAACCACAGGGAGGAAGAGAGTACTGACAGCAAGCAATAATCACAGTcagcttttctgtttgtttgtttgtttgcatgtatGTTACTGCATAAGAAGGCCAAGTCTTGGAGGCTTCAAAGCTGCTTCTAAAAAACATCTGTTCTATGAGTTTGGAACGCTAAAACAGCCTTGTCAGAGCACATGATGACTTACAATTGCGGCTTTAAATCAATATTTTCCTCCATCTCATACTGGATTGTTCCACTGGCAAGAGTTCAAGATGGACAAGCGCTCattgagaagggggggggggggggggggggggggatgctgGAGTGGGTAGATGGGAGGCACCCATTGCATTCTTTCAATTCACcacaatcagaaacagatttccAGCAATTAGTCTGAACTAACTTGCAGGTTTATTGACTAAAAACATAGTGACAGTGCCTCTCAGACGACCAAATGAAAACGATAACTACTAATTGTGTTTGACTGTCAGAATGAAGATCCTTTAAATGCCAAGTTATAATCTTAGTCACTTAGAActtgaatttgttcacattcttttcattctaatggGAGTTTGCCATTTTTAATTGTGCTCTTTTGTGGCAGCAGTGACTTTGGTgtctaaaagaaataaaatccttTCCAGATTTGAGTATAATTCATCTAATATTCTACAAACATgcagaatgaaaaaaataaaaggagattCTGCTGTGAAGCTAAAGCCTGTAAACTGTGAGCCCAGAATGACCATCCTTTGAATTGATTGCTAGCTGTGGGGCCTCTTGTATTAATCTCGTTCAGTGTGTAATAAGTGAATTAGTGGGATGTAGAAGATGATGTATGACAAAGGCTGGCATGTCTAAAACCTGCTGTAAATCCACATGCCACagtcacttaataatgcagtcAGAGACCTCCTGGCATCATTCTTCACTGTATCCATTGACAACCTGAAGCTCATAAATTTCTCTGGTGGTTTTTTAAGCTGACTGCTAAGTTATTATTGTTTCTAATATTTAGGTTAAATATACTGCAAACTAACAACTGATTTACCGAAGGATGGTTTAACATCCTACAAGCTACATAACTCACTGAGCTCGACAGATGGCGAAATTAAAACTGCTGTCCTTGATTTGCAGGATTGTGTTATATATGCAATAATTTAATGGCGCAAATGTTATTCtaaagctgtgaaatctgtaGGTTTGTTGACATCACATTTAGCTGTGTGTTCAGtggtttgttttaaagtttagtTTAATTCAGTGACTccatattattatcattacttCAACTGGGTACTATATTCCTTAGCAGCCTTATTTGTAAATTAAACCTTCAATAGAGGctaaaacaatatttatttttatttgatttaagaTGAATGTATGACAGGATAAAAGATATTTCATCAGTAAACTGATAAAATGATTTATATTCACAAGCAGATATTTCAAATCCAAGTGAAGCGGcattgtttctctgtgtgtgctaTGTCCTTTAACTTTTCCCATACATCACAAGCCTTCAACCCCCCACCACAACAGCTGGCGTCTCAGCAAGTGCCATGACGTTACACTGCCACCCCAGCCTTTCAGTATACGTCAAGTATTGTGGTGTCAGGGGCCCCTAatggccttcaaagtaaaatgcAGACAGTAGAACGAAATACACATACGACATATGTCCTTCAGcacaaagataaataaaatttcATCCTACTGTGGGTGAGTATTACAACATGGAAAACAGTATAAACAAATAGGTATTTTGGTTCTTCAgaattatatgtttatatagtATGAATTATAGGTTAAACATAGCTAGAAgcttaaatataatataaatttgTCAATGTTATATTACAAAACAGCCGCATAATATGACAAAACAATTGTGTTTGTACCCTTATTTAATAATCCTGTGTGACTCACTGTTCTTTTGCACTTTTGCAGtgctttacagtttttgccAAAGCAGGATTGACACCATAACATCATACTGTTGTCTGCCCCAGTTTCCAGTTTAAAAACAAGAGGTCACTAAAAGTCAAAGCTTAAACCAAAAcgaacaaataaattaaagtatGGCCTTTAACCACAGActttatgttatttatatatttaataaataaataaagtttctcATGGTGCTTATGTGGCTTTGTTTAAACACGGGCTCACACTGCATTTTCATTCATAATAGTAACTGAGCCAAATGTAATCCATTATGATCAGATATTTTGGGAGAGAATAAACACTCTTTAAGTGTAAGGAAAGATTTGGTAAAAGAAAACATAGTGCAGACTGTTGTTTCTAGATAAACCCATTACGTTTATCTCAGCCCCTGCTCTCCATTCGaattgattcatgttacagATTTCGGTGAAATAGACGATAAAATACGCTGAACTGCTGAATTCgtcattctttttctttctttctttttcttttttaaagacgCCTGTGGTAGAAATTCTAAAATGACCTGTGATGAACTTGAACGCTGTTTTGATGTATGTAAGACTCTGTAGGACCCAGCGGAAAACTCCTCCAACCGGAGGGAGACGGAgcaagagagagtgagaaagctGAGTGGGGAGAAGACGTTCCCAGATTAGTCAGTGGCTTCATGGAGTTATGTGTCTCTGATCCGCCGCCATGGATTGCAATCCGCGATCACTCCTTTTCGTTTTACTTCTTTTGTTGTCCTGCGTTATCCCCGCGTTTCCCGTCTTCTATCCCCCCAATGAAGGTAAGGGAACTCAGGCTGCggacatgtgtgtttgtgtgtatgtgcgcacTTGTGTTTATGTATGAATGGTGCGCTACGGCACGTATCGCGGTCAGAGCTGTGCGCTCGTCGAGGGCTTACTGTCTAAATTATAGTCTCAAAAATCAAAGGACTATCCAGAGCGAATCACGGTGACACCGGACATCACCGATAAAACTGGATAAGATCGCCAGCAGATAGTAATAATCAGAGAGTAAACTTGAATCCAAATCCGAACAAGCCA
This genomic window from Astatotilapia calliptera chromosome 16, fAstCal1.2, whole genome shotgun sequence contains:
- the LOC113007582 gene encoding uncharacterized protein LOC113007582, with product MSDTNSDDDQGLAGATARDPVTELQAKLSELSNKHDQAMARITALSDGASRSYVYLPRERPIQPFSGDATVDGRSVEEFIDEVQRGIRTRGLGNDDQVDFIFSLLRGSALEEIKLCTGGEQIEPEEIFCFLREAYGERRSVAQLLQTFFSRFQLEGEDFFEYSHALSQILRLALKQRPDAVRDTKMAVRDQFVEGVRDSTLRRELRKMVREKPESTLFDVRQEAIAWSMEEKPSGTRVAKSRPILSDSAVARDQSTREAPDRSSATLDEILKVVSEQGKAIGELLSVVRESVTSGERAPKRGIPRSKFQFTDDGKPICFKWKLATSVAKSRAIRGETTGSKTLTRERFFDRAVGKCPEVEIEVGGIKARTLLDTGSQVSTISEAFFRQHLMGEDDDVTPTAKWLKLTAANSLPIPYIGYIELDVQVMGLTAQECGFLVVRDPAPEPGGPQDQELMSAKVKVQENDVEQQVGKGASRLEGSPPVLVGMNIIKRCKELAIASFDSTLGGELNAAWGEAFQRVQACEVLERSSIARLAGKNTVHVPASSVATVFARGLGKVSDDQTLMLLEPTNTLVPSGLVVVPTLVETDRHVFPVQVVNFSQEDVWLAPRTRLGMLTVVECVENAAEVQFNRISADHEEVSLNKEGAKESDGELKLLIEQLSISGSQEEQTKLAALLAQYADVFAFKDEDLGYTEKISHEIHLVDDVPVTQAYRRIPPTQYKEVREHITQLLKKGVIKESTSAYASPIVLVRKTDNSLRLCVDYRRLNAKTRRDAFPLPRIDESFDALHGARFFSTIDLASGYHQVAVHERDRHKTAFTTPFGLFEYTRLPFGVCNGPATFQRLMQATMSDLILQIMLVYLDDILVYSSTFEDHLTRLQTVLQRLRETGLKVKVEKCHFLQSSVRFLGHQISAEGIGTDPDKIAAVRQWPVPTTVKELRSFLGFCSYYRRFLHGFSQLAGPLHDLINAWGKEDSPAKYKNLLESVWTPSCQESFEQLKEKLTSAPLLAYADFSLPFVVETDASSLGLGAVLYQVQGGRKRVIAYASRRLRNAERNDRNYSSMKLELLALKWAVSEKFRGYLLGSKFTVVTDNNPLCHLNSAKLGAIEQRWVAQLAPFDFEVQYRPGRCNTAADTLSRQPLAGEPQPAGDEEEFDGCISICNLVSRGTTLGLDLVSAGVKCCQVRQARVTAVEQDTHFTDSQGNTPTLPGYSKEELRQFQCSDPTIKSFRQFWDKKKKPTHQQRRGLAKSVISLLRQWSRIMELEGLLYRVIEDGHLGRCQQLLLPACLKEAVLGSVHDQMGHQGVERTQNLLRQRCFWVGMYEEVDQWIKKCYRCVLTKLPQPKIHAPVKPFLATRPLEVVAVDFSMLEPASDGRENVLVVTDVFTKFTQAFPTRDQKADTTAKILLREWFMRYGVPERLHSDQGRNFESDVIQELCKLYGVKKSRTTPHHPQGNAQCERFNRTLHDLLRTLPPDKKRRWPEYLPELVYAYNVTPHATTGHSPYYLMFGVHPHLPVDALLGQEQVLDKRHDWLVVHQQRLNEAHNRARQYTEQKAAERLELDKTRVYCPPVEVGQLVYLRHWPQGRNKIQDAWSPVVYRVVEVQGSTHAVEPVEGGPVKRVHRANLRPCIGPIPAPRKKKNNESPVVVSPRTEEKTGCSDPDPEYVLFGETSYPSAEQGSDEAVQSSDISESVNTDDARVTVPSDSEQVSTPETVATETNRDIGVIPPTPVPRRSKRANAGVHSNPYHVPVSACHAITLSPEVLSQLLTNLGTALFKEAVHELRYTN